In Phragmites australis chromosome 16, lpPhrAust1.1, whole genome shotgun sequence, one DNA window encodes the following:
- the LOC133895845 gene encoding serine/threonine-protein kinase UCNL-like — MDIDLDRARALRVLGRGAMGTVFLVADHSSASLPGRYALKVFDKRSPKPDADRRARWEVSVLSRLAHPHLPSLLGCAETDDLLAWAVPYCPGGDLNELRYTLPDRVFSPAAIRFYIAETVSALAELHAAGFVYRDLKPENVLLRADGHVTLTDFDLSRILPPRTAAASTSPSPPPPPVFRCHNRRTRVSARSDSVVGQAKSKPPEPWSAAASPRQHLQNLVRFVMGSDGAGLAKKAKSARVSPVSRKPASFVCSGVASAWGKSYSFVGTEEYVAPEMVRGEGHGFAVDWWAMGVLVYEMVYGRTPFKGQNRKETFRNVLQKEVEFPGDSRRRMPELTDLISRLLEREPRRRLGYAGGAYEIRSHQFFAGVAWDMLTEVSRPPYIPPPADDEGVAGEGFDVRDHFKKLHQPLPPEAETKSSPEFLTEF, encoded by the coding sequence ATGGACATCGACCTCGACCGGGCGCGCGCGCTGCGCGTCCTCGGCCGCGGCGCCATGGGCACCGTGTTCCTCGTCGCGGACCACTCCTCGGCCTCGCTGCCCGGCCGCTACGCCCTCAAGGTCTTCGACAAGCGCTCCCCCAAGCCCGACGCCGACCGACGCGCGCGGTGGGAGGTGTCCGTGCTCTCCCGCCTAGCGCACCCGCACCTCCCGTCCCTCCTCGGTTGCGCCGAGACGGACGACCTCCTCGCCTGGGCCGTCCCCTACTGCCCCGGCGGCGACCTCAACGAGCTCCGCTACACGCTCCCCGACCGCGTCTTCTCCCCCGCCGCCATACGCTTCTACATTGCCGAGACCGTCTCCGCGCTCGCCGAGCTCCACGCTGCTGGCTTCGTGTACCGCGACCTCAAGCCCGAGAACGTGCTCCTCCGCGCAGACGGCCACGTCACACTCACCGACTTTGACCTCTCCCGCATCCTCCCTCCCAGGACCGCGGCGGCGTccacgtcgccgtcgccgcctccgccacccGTGTTCCGCTGCCACAACCGCCGGACGCGCGTCTCCGCGCGGAGCGACTCCGTTGTCGGCCAGGCTAAGTCCAAGCCGCCTGAGCCCTGGTCCGCGGCCGCGTCGCCGAGGCAGCATCTCCAGAACCTTGTCCGGTTCGTGATGGGAAGCGACGGGGCTGGGTTGGCCAAGAAGGCCAAGTCGGCGcgggtgtcgccggtgagccgAAAACCCGCGAGCTTCGTCTGCTCGGGCGTGGCCAGTGCGTGGGGCAAGTCGTACTCCTTCGTCGGCACAGAGGAGTACGTGGCGCCGGAGATGGTGCGCGGCGAGGGACACGGGTTCGCCGTAGACTGGTGGGCCATGGGCGTGCTCGTGTACGAGATGGTGTACGGCAGGACGCCGTTCAAGGGACAGAACCGGAAGGAGACGTTCCGGAACGTGCTGCAGAAGGAGGTCGAGTTCCCGGGTGACAGCCGGCGACGGATGCCGGAGCTCACCGACCTCATTTCGCGGCTTCTGGAGCGGGAGCCGAGAAGGAGGCTCGGGTACGCCGGCGGCGCCTACGAGATCCGGTCCCACCAGTTCTTCGCCGGTGTTGCGTGGGACATGCTGACGGAGGTGTCCCGGCCACCCTACATCCCGCCACCGGCGGACGACGAAGGCGTGGCCGGAGAGGGGTTCGATGTGAGAGATCACTTCAAGAAGCTTCACCAGCCCCTGCCGCCGGAAGCGGAGACGAAGAGTTCGCCGGAGTTCTTGACAGAGTTCTGA